The window CGCCAGTGCCGCAGTCGTATTCGTGTTCCCCGCACTCGTCGTCGCCGGAATCGCTGGCCTCGCGGGGACAGACGTAGTCGGCACTGCACTCGCTGGGTACGTCGCGTACGCGACTCCAGTCGGTATCGTCGGGGTTCGACGTGCCCGCATCGATGACGCGAAAGACCGTGAATTGAAAGACTTCGTCCACGCCGTCTCGGGACACGTCAGCCTCGGTCGCCCCTTCGCGGCGGCCGTCGAACACGTCGGACGCGACGTCGACCTCGGCCCACTCGACGCCGACGTCGCCGACCTCGCACTCAACCTCAGACTCACTGCCCCGAGTGCGGGCACGGACGTGAATCTCCGAACTGCCGCCCTCGAACGCTTCGTCGAACGTGTTGGAACACCGATGGCCGAACAGACCATCGGCCTCGTCGTCGGTGCACTCGACGGCGGGAGCGACACGGGAACCGTCTTCGACACGCTCCAGACGGAGATTGGTCGCCTCTACCACGAGAAACGCGCCCTCCGCTCTGGACTCCTCGTGTACGTCGCCGTCGGGTGGACGACTGCACTGCTGGTCGTCGGTATCACCGTCGCCGTCAACGTCCACGTCTTCGACGGATTCGCACAACTCTCGTCGCTCTCGACGACAGGGTCGTTCGCCCTCGACGCGGGTGCGGTCGACTTGACCCGTGACCGGTACCGAATGTACGTCGTCACGCAGGCGACGATGCTCGCGTCTGGGTGGTTCGCCGGCACAGCGAGTCGCGGTCGGTACGAAGCGCTCCTCCACTCCGCCGCCCTCGTCACCGTGTGTTACCTCGTCTACGCAGGCGGTGGTCTGATATGACTCGTCCCGTGCCTTCGGCTGTTCGTGCCCAATCGAACGTCGTCGGCGCCGCCCTCTTGCTCGGCATCGGTGTCGTCGCAATCGGTCTGTTGACAGCGAGCGTCGGCACACTCGTCGATGCACAGGTCACCACAGCGGACGCCGACGCTGCGACGAACGGATTCGCATCTCTCAGAGACGGTGTGTTCGCGGGAGGCAATAGCACGCATCCGGTTCGCGTCTCCGACGGACAACTCTCCCGTGTGAACCGTACCGTCCGGGTCGTCGCCGAACAGGGAGCAAACAGAACCTACGACGCCGACGGGTACGTCGCCACGTTCGGTGACCACCGAATCGCGTTCGTCGGCGGGGCCGTAGTCAGGGGTACAGGGAACAACTCTCGACTCGTCACGCCCGTCCCATTCTCCATCGCTGGTGACGCGGCGTTCCTCCCACTTCCGACGCTGACAGCATCGTCAACAGACGGCGGGGGACTCGATGGTGGGTCTGTGCTTCGGGCGCGGACCACCCGACGTATCGACGACTTCCCGAGCGACGAATACGCCATCGCCGTCGAGACGACGACGCCACGCGCGTGGGAACGAGCGTTCCAACGTCGCGGGTTCAATGCAACCCAGACAGACCTCGACGGCGATGGTATCCCGAGTGTCGTCGCAACCGCCCCTGACGAACGGACACTCACGGTGGCAACGTACGACCTCACGGTGGTGGTCGACCGTGGCTGACGCACGTGGGTCGTCGAGTCGTTCGTGGACCGGGGGGCGACAGTCCGACTATCGAGGGATGGTTCCCGTCGTCGGCAAAGCACTCGAAGCGGCCATCGTCGTGCTGTTTATCGGCCTGTTGACCACCGTCATGTTCGGTGGGGTCGTCCCCGACCACCGTGACGCAGTTGCGCACGAACTCGCAGAGCGAACACTCGCGACGGCGACAGAGAGCATCGAAGAGACTGGCACGGTTCCCGACTCGACAGTCCGTGGACAGCGACTGACGACAGTCGATATCCCGCGGTCGATTCGGGGGAGCACCTATCGAATCGAGTACGACCAGAACGCGTCGTTCGGCGACGACCCGAACGCGACGACACCCGCGCTGGTCCTCGACCACCCTCGCGACGTATTCGACCGTCGTATCCCAGTTACGCTCCCTGATCCGGTGAACGTCTCGGGGACGTGGGACAGCGGAACAGACAGTGTCGTCCGCGTCGTCGTCGAGGACGACGAGACGACGCTCGAACTCGTGAACGAAGGTGCCACGAGTACCGGAGGCGGCGATGGGTGACGGACTCTGGTCCGACCACTGGTCGGCTCCACCGAGGGGGTCTAGAGGCCAGACGACACTCGCTGGGCTGGCGGTGGCACTCGTCCTCCTGACGACAGTCACCGCCGGAAGCATCGTCGCCGCCGACCGAGCACTCTCGGACGCGACCGATACCTCACTGGACCGTGCTCGAGCAGACCGTGCTGCGACCGCACTCGTCACGGACTCGCCGGTAGTCACGTCGCATGGTTACGTCGACGCGCAACGCGCGAACGAGACGAACGCGACCGAACTCGCGGCCGCGATCCCGACACTTCGTGGCGTCGCGTTCAGTGTGCGGTTCGATGGCGACGAAATCGCGGCACGAGGAGACGTGAGCGATAGCGTCCACGTCTCACGGGGTGTCGTCGTCGCCGACTATCACACCGATAGTGAGAGCATCGACGTGGACGGCGAAGACGCGACGACACTCGACGGGAGGACCGGGCGAATCGAATTCGACGTGGACCCTGGAGCCAACACGACAGTTCGAACGATTCGCGTCGGCGACAGAGTCGTCCTCCACCGACCGACCGGTATCGAAGGAACACACAGCGTGAACGTCTCGTCGCACGCGGCTCCCGTAATCCGTGTCGACGTGGCCGGGCCTGCACCCGCTGGGACAGTGACGGCCACGGCCCGTGTCTTCGAGACACGCACTGGTCGCATCGAGGTGGCTGTCGATGCGTGAGCGAATCCTGTGGGCGATGGCCGAACTCGTCGGTTGCCGTCGGTCCGACGCCCGTGGCCAACTCTCGTTGACGGTGGTCGAAGCGACCATCGTCACCCTCTTCGTCCTCGCCGTCGCCGCGAGTTTTACGTTGACACCGACGCCAATGCAGACAGCATCACTCGACCAGCAGGCGACCGACGCCGCGGCACTAGTCGCGAGTGTACCTGCAGACGCCCCCGGAACGCTTCTCGGCGTCGCGTGCGAGTCATCCGGAGACTTCGACACCCGGGCAGAGCAGTTGCACACCACTGCGTCGACTGGTCTCCCAGATGGTGCGTTCGTCTGGCTCCGAACGAGCGTCGGGTCGGTTGGCACACCACCTCCGGATAGCGCACGGGTCGGTACCGCGTCCGCCGTGGTCCCGCGGTGCACCGCGACGTTGGAGGTGTGGTACCCGTGAGTCCTCGCTGTTCCGACTGCTCACAGAGCGACCAGCGCGGACAACTCGTCCTCGTCTCGGGAGCAGTCGTCGTCGTCGCGTTGTTCGCACTCGTCCTCGTCCACGCGCAACTCGCGTACGTCGGCGCGTCGACGACGCCACCCGTCACGGACGTCGCGGCGTCGACTGAAGATGCCGTCGAGATGGCGACAGCAGGCGTCGCTGGACGATACGATTGGCCCGCGAGGAGGTCGGCAGTCACCGACTTCAGGTCACGTCTCGACCCTGCACTCGTGCGAATCGAACGAGCACACACGAACGGTGGCGGGGCCTCGCTTACGACGAACCAGTCGGCCGCCGCCGGGTGGGCGCTCAGAGACTGCCCCCGCGGGACGTACCGAGACTTCGGTCCGTGTGTCGCAGACGACGGCGTCGTCGTACAAGAACGGGCAGGCGAGACCACAGTCGTCGCCGTCGCCGTGGACATCGCCATCGGCACGCCTCGCTCACAGACCGACCTGACACTCGTCGTTCGTCCGGAGTGACGGAGAGGAGACGGGGACGTCTGCCCACTCACCCACAGAATTATTTGGGAATTGTTAACACATGACGCACCATATTGCTACGTAGTACTCGAACCAGCGACGACGAGGCGAGACCACCGCTGCGGAGAGTACGATGGAGAGACTAGAATGGCATCAGCAAGCACACCTACACCGGGCACCGACGCGAACGCCCAACTCGCGCGACGCTACCCGGAAGACATCGCGACACAGGGTAACATCGACCTCGTAGACGAGATTTGTACCGACGACGTCGTCGACCACAGTCCACTCGGGGAACTGCGGGGGCGCGACGAACTCAAAGGACAGATTTCGATGCTTCGAGAGGCGTTCGGTGACTTCTCGGCGACAGTCGAAGACGTTGTCACCGAGGGCGACGTGGTCGCCATGCGTGTCACCTTACGTGGCATGCACAGAGGCGAGTTCATGGGCCACGAGGCCACCGGGAACACGTTCGAAGTCGGGAACATGGTGTTCACTCGCATCGAAGACGGACTGATAGCCGAGCGCTGGGTCCAACCAGACATGCTCGGTATGCTCACGCAACTCGGTATCGTCGAACTCCCCGAGATGTGAGCGCACCGAACGACCATTTTTCAGAATCGTGGCCAGTCACTCGGACGAACGATCTTGGAGCGGCATCGTGTAGCAGACGGCAGTCCCCGTCAGGACGACGGTTCCGTCGTCGCGCGTGACCTCCGTCTCGAGTTCGGTAATCGGCTTGTCCTCCCGAACCTTCGTGACTTCGACCCATCCAGTAATCGTGTCTCCGGGACGGACCGGGGCGGTGAAGTTCCAGTTCACGTTGAGGAACACCGTGCCGGGTCCGGGGAGGTCCTCGGCGACGATGGCGTTGAGAATCGCGCTCGTGACCCCGCCCTGAACGACGATTTCGCCGAACTTCGACGCCTTCGCGACGTCCTCGTCGTAGTGCAGTGGGTTGTGGTCGCCGCTCAACTCCGAGAATAGTTCGATGTACTCGGGTTCGACGCTCCGCGAGCGTTCGGCGTACTCACCGACTCGCGGGGTTCCACGTGGCCAGACTTCGTCGGTTGAGTTCGGTGTCGTGTCGCTCATACTACTCCTTGGCGTGCGAAGTGGATAGCAGTGCGGGGGGTGATGGGAAACGTCGAACCCAGCAGTCACTCGTCGGTCAGGGTCTGGAGACTCACGTGAGAGGTGGCGAGAGAAGTAAGAGCGTAGGCGGCCGGGCACCCGCCCACACTCCACGGACACTGGGGAAAACTCCCCGGTATACGCAACCCAAGTGCAGGTATCTACCTGCAGTAGACGTATTCCAGCCCCGGGGTTAAAACGTTTTTCTAATGTCATTTGCACTGTGGGAACACGTATCCAGTGTCGACGAGAGACAGGGCGGGCGCTCTCCGGTCGGGGGAGTCACCAAAAACGAGTGTCTGTGGGCGTCTCGTCGCCGAAAACAGTTAGGCGCTGACGATTTCGTCTTCGAGGCTCGCGACAGCACCCAGCACCTCGTCGATTTCGTCTTCGGGAACGTCGAACTCCTCCAGCGCGTTCTGGAGGTGCGTGGCAGTCGCCGCGAAGTCCTCGTGTGAGAGGCCCAAGTGCTCGTGTGCCTCCTGCATATCTGCACCCGTATACTCGACGGGACCACCAGCGACGGAACTGATGAACTGGGTCTGGTGCGCTCGCTGCGCCTGCATGTCCGTGTCCTCGAAGTAGTGGGCGAGGTCGTCGTCTGCCAGCATCCGGTCGTAGAACTCGTCGACGACGGCGGAGATTGCCTCTTTTCCACCGAGTCGTTCGTAGAGAGTTTTATTGCCCGACATTAACCGGATATTAAGTCACGCTCTGATAAGTCTACCTCAGCGTGTAAATCATTTGATTGAAAATATTTTATACGATTACATAACATATTCTTCCCAGCGTGATAACGACCACTTTCCCCGTGTCCACACCCCGGGCACCCCATCGAACAGCGACACGAGCACTCGGAGGGCGTTGAGTCGTGCACGGAATCGTCCTCAACCAGTTGAAGGACTTCGTCGTCGAGACGTACGACCGCGAGACGTGGACGACGTTACAACAGGAAGCAGGTCTCCCCGGTAAACTGTACGTTCCGGTGACAGAGTACCCCGACGAAGACGTTCTCGCCCTCGTCGAGACGGCATCCGAACTCACGGAGATACCCGTTCCCGACTTGCTCGAAGCGTTCGGCGAGTTCCTCGTCCCACCACTGCTCGAAACCTACGGCGTCCACGTCGACAAAGACTGGACCGGACTCGAACTCATCGCCAACGTCGAACGGTACATCCACATCGCGCTTCGAGCGAAACAGGTTTCGACGTACACGCCACCCGAACTGGAGTCGGGGTGGCGAGACAACCATACGGTGAGCGTCGTCTACCGGTCCGACCGCCAACTGTGCCACCTCGCGAGAGGCATCATCACCGGTGTCGGCGACCACTTCGACGAACCGTTCGACGTCGACGAACCGGTCTGCATGCACGACGGCGACGACCACTGTGAACTCGTCGTCCAACACGCCGAAGACGCCTGACGAATTCCATCACGTGGTCGTTTCCGGCCGTTCGACCACCGATTGGCCGGGAGAGAGATGCCCGAGTATCGACTGAACGCGGGAACTTCACTTTGGAAAAAGTACCCGTTTAGACCCGTTTAACCCGCCATATAATGCCAGAATAGTTTGAAATACTGATTGTCAATACTGTGCGAAGGTTTATAGTATCAGATGAGACATTCGTGGCATATGGTAGATATACTCGGTCTCCTTCTACCTAGGTTCATACGCCGACGGTATGCACTTCGGTTCGGAGTGGTGCTGGGCAGCATCGGCGTCATCGTCGGTGCGGTGGGACTAGGTGTGGGGCGAACGACGGCGTACCAAATTCCGACAGATATCGTCGCTGCTGCCGCCGGCGGTATCGTAGTGAGTGGGTTCCTCGGGGGGTTGATGGTCAGAAGCACGATGAAGTCGGTCAGTTCCATCAACGCGAAGACCGACGAGATGAGCGAGGGGAACCTCGACGTCGACGTCGAACAGGGACGAATCGACGCTGTCGGACGGCTTTCGGCGTCGATTGCGACACTCCGCGACACCGTCCAAGAGCGACTCGAACAGACGACGTCGGACCGCGAACGGGTCGAGAACAGACTCCGCAAAGTCGAAGCAGTCGCAGACCACTACAGCGGCGACCTCGAAGCGGCACTCGACGACCCGACCGTCCGACTCGATACGACACCGCCGAACGAGGCGATGGCGGAACTCGCCGTGGCGACGAACGACGTTCTGGCGGCGCGCAAAGAGGACGCAGACGAACTCGAAGCACTCCGTGGACAACTGGACGCAGTCCAGAACGAACGCGACAGACTGGACACCGAGAACCAGCAGTTGCGGGCGATGGCGATGGAGTACGCCGGAGTTCTCGAGAAGTGCGCCGAGGGAGACCTCTCTCAGCGCATGGACGAAGACGTCGAGAACGAGGTTGCCGCCAGGTTCGCCGCACAGTTCAACGAGATGATGACCGAGTTCGAGAAGACGACGGTCGAAGCCGAGAACTTCGCGAAGGAAGTCGCGACCCTGAGCAACGAAGTCACCGTGAGCGCTCGCGAGGTTCGAGAAGGGAGCGAGCAAGTCTCTGGTAGTCTCCACAGTATCTCCGGGGTTGCAGAGACACAGTACGACAACCTCGAATCCGTCGCTATCGACATGAGCAACCTCTCTGCGACTATCGAAGAGATCGACGACTCGTCGAGCGACGTGGCAGACATCGCCCAACAGACGGTCGAAACTGGCCGCGAAGGGCGAGAGGCCGCCACCGAGGCGATCAAGGGGATGAAAGAGATCGAACAGGAGTCCGTCGACACGGTCGAAGAGATCGAGCGACTGGAATCCGAAGTCCAGCAAATCGACGACCTCATCGACTTCATCCGGGAGATTGCAGAACAGACCAACATGCTGGCATTGAACGCCAACATCGAGGCGTCCCGCGCCGGCGAATCCGGACAGGGTTTCGCCGTCGTCGCCCGCGAAATCAAGGAACTCGCAGAGGGAACCAAGGACGCCGCAGCAGACATCGAGACGCGACTCGAAGAGATTCAGTCGCAGACCTCCGAGACAGTCGAGGAAGTGCGCGACACGCGAGAGCAAATCGCCCAGCACACCGACTCCGTCGAGAACGCGGCGGAGGCACTCAACCAAATCGCCGAAAACGCACAGGAAACCAACACCGGTGTGCAGGAGATTAGTTCGGTGACGAGTCAGCAAGCGGACGCGACGCAAGCAGTCCTTTCGGCAGTCGACGACGCGACCGAGATTAGCGCCGAGACGGTCGAAGAGGCGAGTGCCGCGGCGACTGGTGCCGAAGAGCAAACCCGCGCACTGAGCGCAGTGTCGGACAGTGCGAGTGCGCTGGCGTCGCAGGCGAGCAGGCTGAACGAGACGCTCGCTCAGTTCGAGACCGAGATGGCCGTCACGCTGGAGACCGAGGAAGACGCACCCGACGGCGACGACGACGACCACGCAGATGTACAGTCCCGCGACGACGAGTCGACCGAATCGGTCGCGGACGCGTCCGACGAACCAGCGGACGACGTCCAGTCCGACGCGCAGGACCCACTCGCAGACCCCGTCGAAGATGGAGTCGTCGAAGACGCGCCCGTGCCACAGGAAGACGGCGCTGCCGGCGACGCCGACGCCGACGCCGACGCATTCGACCCGTTGGGCGGAGACCCAGTCGACGAAATCCCAGAGCCGGACGAATCCACGTTCGCGTTCGACGGGGAACCCGGCGACGACATCGCCCTCGACGAAATCGCGGACGAAGTCCCCGAGACCGAGGACGCTGACGCAGAAGCAGACGACGAGAACGAAGCAGAGACGCAGGAGTCACCAGTAGACAACACCACAGAGTGATGATGCATTCAACGACCGCGTACCGCTGCTCACAGAGGGGGGGACGATGAACGAGCAGTCGGTCGACATCGACGAGGGCGACACCGTCGCCCCCGAGTCGGTCATCGAGTTCCTCGAGTTTCGTCTCGACGGAAACCGGTACGGACTGGAGTTGGGACGGGTCGGACAGGTCATCTGGAGACCGGCGACCACTCGTGTCCCGAACGCCCCAGCGGGCATCTATGGGTCGGCGACCGTCGAAGGCGACGTGGCAGTCGCCGTCGACACGTACGCCGTCGTCGGAAGCGACCGGCCGTTTTCCGACCCAGAGGACGCGTACCTCGTTCTCTTGGACCGTCACGACACGCCGCAACTCGTCGGCCTCCTCGTCGAGGCAGTCGACGGTATCGAACGGCACCACGTCGACACGGTTTCACCACTGGCCGAGGGAAGCGCGCCACTCGACGACCGCTGGTTCAGAGCGACGATTGGTGACGACGAGACACCCGACATCCACGTCTTCGATAGCCACCAACTCCTCGCCGCCATCCACCCACTGGAAGCACGATAACACGACTGAGAAACCACACAGACAGATGATCACAACCGAACCGAGGTTCACGTAGGACGCACACATGTCAATCGGAATTCTAATCGTCGACGACTCAAGCTACATGCGAAGTAGGCTGAAGAGCGCGCTCGACGATGACACGTACGAAATCGTCGACGAAGCACAGAACGGCGCGTGGGCAGTCCAGAAGTACAAAGAACACGGCGACGACATCGACATCGTCTTGATGGACATCGTGATGCGCAAGGCAAACGGTGTGAAGGCAACGGCCGCCATCAAGCACCTCGACAAAGACGCCCGCATCATCATGTGTACGAGCGTCGGACAGCGCAAGAAGATGGAACTCGCCGCCCGGGCAGGCGCAGACGGGTACATCACGAAACCGTTCGACGACGACGAAATCGTCCGCGCGATAGAGAGCATCCTCGCCGACGAATCATGAGACACACAGAGGAACCGTCCACGACAGCCGTCGTCAGTACTCGCGGGAGGCCACCGTGAGCCGAAACGATGAGTTCGTCCGCGAGACGCGGGCGTCCGTGCGGCAACTGACGAATGGACTCGTCGAACTCGAACGCGACGGGGGCAGTCGGGAACTGGTCGACGACTTATTCCGGACCGCGCACACGCTGAAGGGCAACTGCGGAATGGCCGGCCTCGACGGTGCAGGCAGACTCGCCCACGCAGTCGAAGATTTCCTGAGCGGCCTCCGCGACGGGTCGCTGACGCCCAATCCCGACCTGATAGACGCGTCACTCGCGGCAGTCGACGATATCGACGCGATACTCGACGAGTGGCGCGAGGGAGACGAAATCAAGACCGACCCCGAGTCGACCGTCTCCACGTTCCGGTCGGAGATGCAACGGTACCGAGACCAACCGGGGACCAACGACCCGATGTCGGCACAGGACGCAGACCCGGAGTCGATTTCCGACCCACCCACCGACGAGTTCGACCAGACGGTGGTCGACGCACTCGAATCTGCGAGCGGATTCGACGACCTGGAAGGATTGCTGGCCGACATGGACGACCCAGACGAGGAGTCGGCCGACGAACAGTCCCGCTGGGGAACGTTCGACCAGCGCGGCGCTGGCCCTCGGGACGAACCGCACGCGAGCGCCGACGTTCCCGACGGTCAGGACGGCCCTCCGGAAGCGCTGGGTCCGTCGTCCGGACCGATGGACGACTTCGACGCCATCAAGAGCGGCGTCGAGACGGACGACGTGTCCTCGCTCGACGACGAACTCGTCGAGACCGAGTTCGGAGAGTTCGACGACGACGACGAACTCTCGATTCAGGACCTCATCGAGGGCGAAGTCGCTGGACCCGACGTCGTAGAGGAAGACGCCGACCACCAGTCAGATTCTGCGGCAGACGACGACCAGTCGGTGGACTCGTCGGCCACCACAGCCACCGACAGCAGAAACGACGCAATCCACCCCGAGGACTTCGGCTACGAACCGGCCGCGACGTCCGACAGCGACGCCGAGTCGGTGAGCGGGACGGGCCAGACGGCGGACGAACACGCACCGGACCAAGTGTCGGACGAACCAGCAGGCGTGACCGCCGACAGTTCCGAAGCGGCGAACCCGTTCGAGGGTGCCGACGTCGTCGACCCCGACGAACCGGTGGCAGACGAAGGGGAAGTGACTGCGAGCGGAGTTCGAGACGACACCGAAATCTCGTTCCCCGACGGCAAGACGTTCGGTCCCGGCGGCGAGGAGTCGTCTGTCGATGACGACCCAGCGCCCGGAGTCACTGCCGACGAGGGTTCGACCACGCAGTCGGACGACGAGTTCGTAGGACAACCAGACGCCGCGTTCACAGAACAACCAGACGACGAACCCGCGTCCCCAGCCGAATCCGGCGACGGCGAACTCGACCTCTCTGAAGAGTTC is drawn from Haloferax litoreum and contains these coding sequences:
- a CDS encoding DUF7289 family protein yields the protein MTRPVPSAVRAQSNVVGAALLLGIGVVAIGLLTASVGTLVDAQVTTADADAATNGFASLRDGVFAGGNSTHPVRVSDGQLSRVNRTVRVVAEQGANRTYDADGYVATFGDHRIAFVGGAVVRGTGNNSRLVTPVPFSIAGDAAFLPLPTLTASSTDGGGLDGGSVLRARTTRRIDDFPSDEYAIAVETTTPRAWERAFQRRGFNATQTDLDGDGIPSVVATAPDERTLTVATYDLTVVVDRG
- a CDS encoding DUF7266 family protein, whose amino-acid sequence is MVPVVGKALEAAIVVLFIGLLTTVMFGGVVPDHRDAVAHELAERTLATATESIEETGTVPDSTVRGQRLTTVDIPRSIRGSTYRIEYDQNASFGDDPNATTPALVLDHPRDVFDRRIPVTLPDPVNVSGTWDSGTDSVVRVVVEDDETTLELVNEGATSTGGGDG
- a CDS encoding DUF7263 family protein yields the protein MGDGLWSDHWSAPPRGSRGQTTLAGLAVALVLLTTVTAGSIVAADRALSDATDTSLDRARADRAATALVTDSPVVTSHGYVDAQRANETNATELAAAIPTLRGVAFSVRFDGDEIAARGDVSDSVHVSRGVVVADYHTDSESIDVDGEDATTLDGRTGRIEFDVDPGANTTVRTIRVGDRVVLHRPTGIEGTHSVNVSSHAAPVIRVDVAGPAPAGTVTATARVFETRTGRIEVAVDA
- a CDS encoding DUF7262 family protein, whose translation is MRERILWAMAELVGCRRSDARGQLSLTVVEATIVTLFVLAVAASFTLTPTPMQTASLDQQATDAAALVASVPADAPGTLLGVACESSGDFDTRAEQLHTTASTGLPDGAFVWLRTSVGSVGTPPPDSARVGTASAVVPRCTATLEVWYP
- a CDS encoding DUF7261 family protein — its product is MSPRCSDCSQSDQRGQLVLVSGAVVVVALFALVLVHAQLAYVGASTTPPVTDVAASTEDAVEMATAGVAGRYDWPARRSAVTDFRSRLDPALVRIERAHTNGGGASLTTNQSAAAGWALRDCPRGTYRDFGPCVADDGVVVQERAGETTVVAVAVDIAIGTPRSQTDLTLVVRPE
- a CDS encoding ester cyclase; the protein is MASASTPTPGTDANAQLARRYPEDIATQGNIDLVDEICTDDVVDHSPLGELRGRDELKGQISMLREAFGDFSATVEDVVTEGDVVAMRVTLRGMHRGEFMGHEATGNTFEVGNMVFTRIEDGLIAERWVQPDMLGMLTQLGIVELPEM
- a CDS encoding MaoC family dehydratase; its protein translation is MSDTTPNSTDEVWPRGTPRVGEYAERSRSVEPEYIELFSELSGDHNPLHYDEDVAKASKFGEIVVQGGVTSAILNAIVAEDLPGPGTVFLNVNWNFTAPVRPGDTITGWVEVTKVREDKPITELETEVTRDDGTVVLTGTAVCYTMPLQDRSSE
- a CDS encoding group I truncated hemoglobin, with translation MSGNKTLYERLGGKEAISAVVDEFYDRMLADDDLAHYFEDTDMQAQRAHQTQFISSVAGGPVEYTGADMQEAHEHLGLSHEDFAATATHLQNALEEFDVPEDEIDEVLGAVASLEDEIVSA
- a CDS encoding heme NO-binding domain-containing protein, which codes for MHGIVLNQLKDFVVETYDRETWTTLQQEAGLPGKLYVPVTEYPDEDVLALVETASELTEIPVPDLLEAFGEFLVPPLLETYGVHVDKDWTGLELIANVERYIHIALRAKQVSTYTPPELESGWRDNHTVSVVYRSDRQLCHLARGIITGVGDHFDEPFDVDEPVCMHDGDDHCELVVQHAEDA
- a CDS encoding methyl-accepting chemotaxis protein; the encoded protein is MLGSIGVIVGAVGLGVGRTTAYQIPTDIVAAAAGGIVVSGFLGGLMVRSTMKSVSSINAKTDEMSEGNLDVDVEQGRIDAVGRLSASIATLRDTVQERLEQTTSDRERVENRLRKVEAVADHYSGDLEAALDDPTVRLDTTPPNEAMAELAVATNDVLAARKEDADELEALRGQLDAVQNERDRLDTENQQLRAMAMEYAGVLEKCAEGDLSQRMDEDVENEVAARFAAQFNEMMTEFEKTTVEAENFAKEVATLSNEVTVSAREVREGSEQVSGSLHSISGVAETQYDNLESVAIDMSNLSATIEEIDDSSSDVADIAQQTVETGREGREAATEAIKGMKEIEQESVDTVEEIERLESEVQQIDDLIDFIREIAEQTNMLALNANIEASRAGESGQGFAVVAREIKELAEGTKDAAADIETRLEEIQSQTSETVEEVRDTREQIAQHTDSVENAAEALNQIAENAQETNTGVQEISSVTSQQADATQAVLSAVDDATEISAETVEEASAAATGAEEQTRALSAVSDSASALASQASRLNETLAQFETEMAVTLETEEDAPDGDDDDHADVQSRDDESTESVADASDEPADDVQSDAQDPLADPVEDGVVEDAPVPQEDGAAGDADADADAFDPLGGDPVDEIPEPDESTFAFDGEPGDDIALDEIADEVPETEDADAEADDENEAETQESPVDNTTE
- a CDS encoding chemotaxis protein CheW, with protein sequence MNEQSVDIDEGDTVAPESVIEFLEFRLDGNRYGLELGRVGQVIWRPATTRVPNAPAGIYGSATVEGDVAVAVDTYAVVGSDRPFSDPEDAYLVLLDRHDTPQLVGLLVEAVDGIERHHVDTVSPLAEGSAPLDDRWFRATIGDDETPDIHVFDSHQLLAAIHPLEAR
- a CDS encoding response regulator translates to MSIGILIVDDSSYMRSRLKSALDDDTYEIVDEAQNGAWAVQKYKEHGDDIDIVLMDIVMRKANGVKATAAIKHLDKDARIIMCTSVGQRKKMELAARAGADGYITKPFDDDEIVRAIESILADES